A single Malaclemys terrapin pileata isolate rMalTer1 chromosome 3, rMalTer1.hap1, whole genome shotgun sequence DNA region contains:
- the LOC128833938 gene encoding small nuclear ribonucleoprotein F-like, whose translation MSLPLNPKPFLNGLMGKPMMVKLKWGMEYKGYLVSVDGYMNMQLANTEEYIEGPLSRHLGEVLIRCNNILYIRGVEEEEDGEMRE comes from the coding sequence ATGAGCTTGCCCCTGAACCCCAAGCCCTTCCTGAATGGGCTGATGGGGAAGCCAATGATGGTGAAGCTGAAGTGGGGGATGGAGTACAAGGGCTACCTGGTGTCTGTCGATGGCTACATGAACATGCAGCTTGCAAACACAGAAGAATACATAGAGGGTCCATTGTCAAGACACCTTGGTGAAGTTTTGATAAGATGTAACAACATCCTGTACATCAGAGgagtagaagaagaagaagatggagAAATGAGAGAATAA